Proteins encoded in a region of the Streptomyces sp. NBC_00310 genome:
- a CDS encoding ABC transporter ATP-binding protein, with protein MSTAAAEHTLGRAEADGIAARARGLTKAYGSGETTVLALDSVDVDIARGRFTAVMGPSGSGKSTLMHCLAGLDTVSAGQVWLGDTEITGLKDRDLTRLRRDRIGFMFQSFNLIPTLNAAENITLPMDIAGKKPDEKWLDQVIDTLGLRDRLRHRPSQLSGGQQQRVACARALASRPELIFADEPTGNLDSRAGLEVLGFLREAVDQLGQTVVMVTHDPGAAAHSDLVLFLADGRIVDRMERPTAEAVLERMKRFDTIRATFDGESAPTGAPADGPTGESIDLDKD; from the coding sequence TTGTCCACTGCTGCCGCTGAGCACACCCTCGGCCGCGCGGAAGCCGACGGCATCGCCGCCCGCGCCCGGGGCCTGACGAAGGCGTACGGCTCGGGCGAGACGACGGTGCTCGCCCTCGACTCGGTCGACGTGGACATCGCGCGCGGCCGCTTCACCGCGGTCATGGGCCCCTCGGGCTCGGGGAAGTCCACGCTGATGCACTGTCTGGCGGGGCTCGACACCGTCTCGGCCGGACAGGTGTGGCTCGGGGACACCGAGATCACCGGCCTCAAGGACCGCGATCTGACGCGGCTGCGCCGGGACCGGATCGGCTTCATGTTCCAGTCCTTCAACCTGATCCCCACGCTGAACGCGGCCGAGAACATCACCCTGCCCATGGACATCGCGGGCAAGAAGCCCGACGAGAAGTGGCTGGACCAGGTCATCGACACCCTCGGGCTGCGGGACCGGCTCAGGCACCGGCCGTCCCAGCTCTCCGGCGGCCAGCAGCAGCGCGTCGCCTGTGCCCGCGCGCTCGCCTCCCGGCCCGAGCTGATCTTCGCCGACGAGCCGACCGGCAACCTCGACTCCCGCGCCGGGCTCGAAGTACTGGGCTTCCTGCGCGAGGCGGTCGACCAACTGGGCCAGACGGTCGTCATGGTCACCCACGACCCGGGCGCCGCCGCCCACTCCGACCTGGTGCTCTTCCTCGCCGACGGCCGGATCGTGGACCGCATGGAGCGGCCCACGGCCGAGGCCGTCCTGGAACGCATGAAGCGGTTCGACACGATCCGGGCGACGTTCGACGGCGAGAGCGCCCCCACCGGTGCACCGGCCGACGGGCCCACCGGCGAGTCCATCGACCTCGACAAGGACTGA
- a CDS encoding adenosylmethionine--8-amino-7-oxononanoate transaminase, whose product MPDLPRPTVPELLELDRRHVWHPYGPMPGRQEPLVVKSASGVRLQLADGSGELVDGMSSWWSAIHGYNHPVLNEAAREQLGRMSHVMFGGLTHEPAVRLAKHLVDMSPEGLEHVFLADSGSVSVEVAAKMCLQYWRSLGRPGKQRLLTWRGGYHGDTWQPMSVCDPEGGMHELWQGVLPRQVFVDAPPVAYEESYAELLRSAIERHADELAAVIVEPVVQGAGGMRFHSPAYLRVLREVCDAHDVLLVFDEIATGFGRTGALFAADHAAVTPDVMCVGKALTGGYMTMAAALCTARVADGISRGEVPVLAHGPTFMGNPLAAAVACASIELLLGQDWLAEVKRIEAGLRDGLAPAREVPGVRDVRVLGAIGVVQLDRPVDMRAASAAAVREGVWLRPFRDLVYTMPPYVTGDEDVARIARAVCAAATAG is encoded by the coding sequence ATGCCTGACCTGCCCCGTCCGACCGTGCCCGAACTGTTGGAGCTCGACCGGCGGCACGTGTGGCATCCGTACGGGCCCATGCCGGGCCGGCAGGAACCGCTCGTCGTGAAGTCGGCGAGCGGGGTCCGGCTGCAGCTCGCGGACGGCTCGGGCGAACTGGTCGACGGCATGTCGTCGTGGTGGTCGGCGATCCACGGCTACAACCACCCCGTCCTCAACGAGGCGGCACGTGAGCAGCTCGGCCGGATGAGCCACGTCATGTTCGGCGGGCTCACCCATGAGCCCGCCGTGCGGCTGGCGAAGCATCTTGTCGACATGTCGCCCGAAGGCCTGGAGCATGTCTTCCTCGCCGACTCGGGGTCGGTCTCCGTCGAGGTCGCGGCCAAGATGTGCCTGCAGTACTGGCGTTCGCTCGGCCGCCCCGGCAAGCAGCGGCTGCTGACCTGGCGCGGCGGCTACCACGGCGACACCTGGCAGCCGATGTCGGTGTGCGACCCGGAGGGCGGGATGCACGAGCTGTGGCAGGGCGTCCTGCCCCGGCAGGTGTTCGTGGACGCGCCGCCGGTCGCGTACGAGGAGTCGTACGCGGAGCTGCTGCGTTCGGCGATCGAGCGGCACGCCGACGAGCTGGCCGCCGTGATCGTGGAGCCCGTGGTGCAGGGCGCGGGCGGGATGCGGTTCCACTCCCCCGCGTATCTGCGGGTGCTGCGCGAGGTGTGCGACGCGCACGACGTGCTGCTGGTGTTCGACGAGATCGCGACCGGGTTCGGGCGTACGGGCGCGTTGTTCGCGGCGGACCACGCGGCGGTGACGCCGGACGTGATGTGTGTCGGCAAGGCACTGACCGGCGGTTATATGACCATGGCGGCGGCGCTGTGCACCGCCCGGGTGGCCGACGGGATCTCACGGGGCGAGGTGCCGGTGCTGGCCCATGGGCCCACCTTCATGGGCAACCCGCTGGCGGCGGCCGTCGCCTGTGCCTCGATCGAGCTGCTGCTCGGCCAGGACTGGCTCGCGGAGGTCAAGCGGATCGAGGCGGGGCTGCGGGACGGGTTGGCGCCGGCGCGTGAGGTGCCGGGGGTGAGGGACGTACGCGTCCTCGGCGCGATCGGGGTCGTGCAGCTGGACCGCCCGGTGGACATGCGGGCGGCCTCGGCGGCCGCCGTTCGCGAGGGCGTGTGGCTGCGTCCCTTCCGCGATCTCGTCTACACGATGCCGCCGTACGTCACGGGCGACGAGGACGTGGCACGGATCGCGCGCGCGGTGTGCGCGGCGGCGACGGCGGGATGA
- a CDS encoding esterase/lipase family protein: protein MQRRMRRIATALGTVTTTLLLSLSFSAPSAQAATHNPVVFVHGLSSSSGTWDDWISYFKADGYTSSELYSWSYDWGQSNVTTAAQLKTKIESVRAATGASKVDVVVHSMGALSSRYYLKNLGGTAYVDDFVSTAGVNHGTTVAGWCRWLYTSCGEMYTGSSFLTALNSGDETPGSVSYASYWSNCDDALTPDTSAILSGATNVEVGCVAHNEMNNDEGIYEQVRAFIA, encoded by the coding sequence ATGCAGCGCCGCATGCGCCGTATCGCCACGGCCCTCGGGACCGTGACCACCACGCTCCTTCTGTCGCTCTCCTTCTCCGCGCCTTCCGCTCAGGCCGCGACCCACAACCCCGTCGTCTTCGTACACGGTCTGAGCAGTTCGTCCGGCACCTGGGACGACTGGATCTCGTACTTCAAGGCCGACGGCTACACGTCCTCGGAGCTGTACTCCTGGTCCTACGACTGGGGCCAGTCCAACGTCACGACGGCCGCGCAGCTCAAGACGAAGATCGAGAGTGTGCGCGCCGCGACGGGCGCCTCCAAGGTCGACGTGGTCGTCCACTCGATGGGCGCGCTCAGCTCCCGGTACTACCTCAAGAACCTGGGCGGAACGGCGTACGTGGACGACTTCGTCTCCACGGCCGGCGTGAACCACGGGACGACCGTCGCCGGCTGGTGCCGGTGGCTCTACACGTCCTGTGGCGAGATGTACACCGGCAGCTCGTTCCTGACCGCGCTGAACTCCGGTGACGAGACACCGGGCAGTGTGTCGTACGCCAGCTACTGGTCGAACTGCGACGACGCGCTCACCCCGGACACGTCCGCGATCCTCAGCGGCGCGACGAACGTCGAGGTCGGCTGCGTCGCGCACAACGAGATGAACAACGACGAGGGGATCTACGAGCAGGTCCGGGCCTTCATCGCCTGA
- a CDS encoding LuxR C-terminal-related transcriptional regulator, whose product MGVVTPVNPPRLPHRSPPPPTNVWSSPDAASAAVPTLSEGVRVRLLHAAHGDPRAAAELAAALTPRQLTGLDPLPAEPLSLAPALLRTHRRDVRALPDDTRFLLLLAAADQHPVPTHAYARAVTSARLDTRPLDTAEAAGLAHATAQGIVFRDAWTRIAVYESASMADRREAHRLLAAVLSGEGERPGRSWHRAAAALGPSRRLAAELRLAARVARAIGDPTLASALAERAAGLTPEPAERMPLLAQAAAEAWQAGDGDRARRLVAATDDDALAGLLALRAGNAAEAFDALLTASVRHVGDHTTDRAAHLLARATEAAIYTGDLRRCREAAAVADGLGILPPSTLGALAAAFEGRYDDARDVLEAAAGRCGPGGDPTQLIHSGIAALLLGDHTRAVTATARAAASARARGETVTVPQAMEFRAYAEFWTGRPKAAEAAALDALRQAYATGQDNGACHLQAALAMFAAVTGDEQVCRERAESARAYALERGLGLPAALAMFALAFLDLSTGRYAASAARLRALAGFGPGHGHRAIRHIATPHYVEAAVRTGDTRVARAAHADYDRWARTVRSADDLALSARCRALLATGEEAVEHYRAALDLHASGTRDFERARTELLFGSALRRLRNRTEARDRLHSALEAFDHFGSPHSAAQARAELRALGERASTAPAAEALATRLTAQQLMIARMAADGATNREIAARLLLSPRTIDHHLRGVFSRLGIRSRIELVRLLGEQTEP is encoded by the coding sequence ATGGGTGTGGTGACTCCGGTGAACCCCCCACGACTTCCGCATCGCTCGCCACCGCCCCCCACGAACGTGTGGTCGAGCCCGGACGCAGCGTCGGCCGCCGTGCCCACGCTGTCCGAAGGCGTGCGCGTACGCCTGCTGCACGCCGCCCACGGCGACCCGCGGGCCGCCGCGGAACTCGCCGCCGCCCTGACCCCACGCCAGCTCACGGGACTCGACCCGCTCCCCGCCGAGCCCCTGTCGCTGGCCCCCGCCCTGCTGCGGACCCACCGGCGGGACGTACGGGCCCTGCCCGACGACACCCGGTTCCTGCTGCTCCTCGCCGCCGCCGACCAGCACCCGGTCCCGACCCACGCCTACGCGCGCGCCGTCACCTCGGCCCGGCTCGACACCCGCCCCCTCGACACGGCGGAGGCCGCGGGCCTCGCGCACGCCACGGCCCAGGGCATCGTCTTCCGGGACGCCTGGACCCGGATCGCCGTGTACGAGTCCGCGTCCATGGCCGACCGGCGCGAGGCCCATCGCCTCCTCGCCGCCGTCCTCAGCGGCGAGGGCGAGAGACCCGGCCGGTCCTGGCACCGGGCCGCCGCCGCCCTCGGCCCCAGCCGCCGCCTCGCCGCCGAACTGCGCCTGGCGGCACGGGTGGCACGTGCCATCGGCGACCCCACCCTGGCCTCCGCCCTCGCCGAACGCGCCGCCGGCCTCACCCCCGAACCGGCCGAACGCATGCCCCTGCTCGCCCAGGCGGCCGCCGAGGCCTGGCAGGCGGGCGACGGCGACCGCGCCCGCCGCCTCGTCGCCGCGACCGACGACGACGCCCTCGCCGGACTGCTCGCCCTACGCGCCGGAAACGCGGCCGAGGCCTTCGACGCCCTGCTCACCGCCAGCGTCCGGCACGTCGGCGACCACACCACGGACAGGGCTGCCCATCTGTTGGCACGAGCCACCGAGGCCGCCATCTACACCGGTGACCTGCGCCGCTGCCGGGAGGCCGCCGCCGTCGCCGACGGACTCGGCATCCTGCCGCCCAGCACCCTCGGCGCCCTCGCCGCGGCGTTCGAGGGACGGTACGACGACGCCCGGGATGTCCTCGAAGCCGCCGCCGGGCGCTGCGGTCCCGGTGGCGACCCCACCCAGCTGATCCACTCCGGGATCGCCGCCCTGCTCCTCGGCGACCACACCCGCGCTGTCACCGCCACCGCCCGCGCCGCCGCCTCCGCACGGGCCAGGGGTGAGACGGTGACCGTGCCGCAGGCCATGGAGTTCCGGGCCTACGCCGAGTTCTGGACCGGGCGCCCCAAGGCCGCCGAGGCCGCCGCCCTCGACGCCCTGCGCCAGGCGTACGCCACCGGACAGGACAACGGGGCCTGCCACCTCCAGGCAGCCCTCGCGATGTTCGCCGCCGTCACCGGCGACGAGCAGGTCTGCCGGGAGCGCGCCGAGTCCGCCCGCGCCTACGCCCTGGAACGCGGCCTCGGACTGCCCGCCGCCCTCGCCATGTTCGCCCTCGCCTTCCTCGACCTGAGCACCGGCCGGTACGCCGCCTCGGCCGCCCGCCTCCGCGCGCTCGCCGGCTTCGGTCCCGGGCACGGGCACCGGGCCATCCGGCACATCGCCACCCCGCACTACGTCGAGGCCGCCGTCCGCACAGGCGACACCCGGGTGGCCCGCGCCGCGCACGCCGACTACGACCGCTGGGCCCGCACCGTCCGCAGCGCCGACGACCTCGCCCTCAGCGCCCGCTGCCGCGCGCTGCTCGCCACCGGGGAGGAGGCGGTCGAGCACTACCGGGCGGCCCTCGACCTGCACGCCTCAGGCACCCGCGACTTCGAACGCGCCCGCACCGAACTGCTCTTCGGCAGCGCCCTGCGGCGCCTGCGCAACCGCACCGAGGCCCGCGACCGGCTCCACAGTGCCCTGGAGGCCTTCGACCACTTCGGCTCACCGCACTCCGCGGCCCAGGCCCGCGCCGAACTCCGCGCCCTCGGCGAGCGCGCCTCCACCGCCCCGGCCGCGGAGGCCCTCGCGACCCGGTTGACGGCCCAGCAGCTCATGATCGCCCGCATGGCCGCGGACGGCGCGACCAACCGGGAGATCGCCGCGAGGCTGCTCCTGAGCCCGCGCACGATCGACCACCATCTGCGGGGGGTGTTCTCCCGGTTGGGGATCAGGTCGAGGATCGAGTTGGTGAGGCTGCTTGGGGAGCAAACGGAGCCGTAG
- the bioB gene encoding biotin synthase BioB — MDLLNTLVDKGLRREPLSRAEALAVLGTSDDELLDVVAAAGKVRRHWFGRRVKLNYLVNLKSGLCPEDCSYCSQRLGSTAGILKYSWLKPDEASEAAAAGLAGGAKRVCLVASGRGPTDRDVDRVSDTIKTIKDRHEGVEVCACLGLLSDGQAERLREAGADAYNHNLNTSEATYGEITTTHTYADRVDTVQKAHAAGLSACSGLIAGMGESDEDLVDVVFSLRELDPDSVPVNFLIPFEGTPLAKEWNLTPQRCLRILAMVRFVCPDSEVRIAGGREVHLRTMQPLALNLANSIFLGDYLTSEGQAGKADLEMIADAGFEVEGTDQVTLPEHRATVSAGGGCGSRESAGCGSHEGGGCGSHEDAGAGCGSHAGGGVCGSAAEAPAVETPAGEARTDLVAVRRRGAGTDLAPNA; from the coding sequence ATGGACCTGCTGAACACGCTGGTGGACAAGGGGCTCCGGCGCGAGCCGCTGAGCCGTGCCGAGGCGCTCGCCGTCCTCGGCACCTCCGACGACGAGCTGTTGGACGTGGTGGCCGCGGCCGGGAAGGTGCGCCGGCACTGGTTCGGGCGCCGGGTGAAACTGAACTATCTGGTCAACCTCAAGTCCGGTCTGTGTCCCGAGGACTGCTCCTACTGCTCGCAGCGGCTCGGCTCGACCGCCGGCATCCTCAAGTACAGCTGGCTCAAGCCCGACGAGGCCTCCGAGGCCGCCGCGGCCGGGCTCGCCGGGGGCGCCAAGCGGGTCTGCCTGGTGGCCTCCGGGCGCGGTCCGACCGACCGGGACGTGGACCGGGTCTCCGACACCATCAAGACCATCAAGGACCGACACGAGGGCGTAGAGGTGTGCGCCTGCCTCGGTCTGCTCTCCGACGGCCAGGCCGAACGCCTGCGCGAGGCGGGCGCGGACGCCTACAACCACAACCTGAACACGTCCGAGGCGACGTACGGCGAGATCACGACGACGCACACGTACGCCGACCGCGTCGACACCGTCCAGAAGGCGCACGCGGCGGGCCTGTCGGCCTGCTCGGGCCTGATCGCGGGCATGGGCGAGAGCGACGAGGACCTGGTCGACGTGGTCTTCTCCCTGCGCGAACTCGACCCGGACTCGGTACCGGTCAACTTCCTGATCCCGTTCGAGGGCACCCCCCTCGCCAAGGAGTGGAACCTCACCCCGCAGCGCTGTCTGCGGATCCTGGCGATGGTGCGGTTCGTCTGCCCCGACAGCGAGGTGCGAATCGCGGGCGGCCGCGAGGTCCATCTCCGTACGATGCAGCCGCTCGCCCTGAACCTGGCCAACTCGATCTTCCTCGGCGACTACCTCACCAGCGAGGGCCAGGCCGGCAAGGCCGACCTGGAGATGATCGCTGACGCCGGCTTCGAGGTCGAGGGCACCGATCAGGTGACCCTGCCGGAGCACCGGGCGACCGTGTCCGCCGGCGGGGGCTGCGGGTCCCGGGAGAGCGCCGGGTGCGGGTCGCACGAGGGTGGCGGCTGCGGGTCGCACGAGGACGCGGGCGCGGGCTGTGGGTCGCACGCGGGGGGCGGGGTGTGCGGTTCCGCCGCCGAGGCCCCGGCCGTCGAGACCCCGGCGGGCGAGGCGCGAACGGATCTGGTGGCCGTACGCCGTCGGGGCGCCGGAACGGATCTCGCGCCCAATGCCTGA
- a CDS encoding 8-amino-7-oxononanoate synthase: MAFGWIDEQASARRRAGLVRTLRPRPADSPLLDLASNDYLGLARHPEITEGAAEAARRWGGGATGSRLVTGTTELHGELERELADFCGFEAALVFSSGYAANLAAVTALAPHGSLIVSDAGNHASLIDGCRLARGTTQVVAHADPDAVRKALGTGGQEVAVAVSDTVFSVDGDAAPLAGLAAACREYGAGLVVDDAHGLGVLGDGGRGAPHAAGLAGDPDVVVTVTLSKSLGSQGGAVLGPAHVIDHLVNAARTFIFDTGLAPAATGAALAALRLLRREPERAARAREVARELHTRLTASGHEAVRPDAAVVSVRALSPEQAVRWAADCRAAGLAVGCFRPPSVPDGVSRLRLTARADLTEGQIDRAVGIIGDTRP; the protein is encoded by the coding sequence ATGGCGTTCGGCTGGATCGACGAGCAGGCGTCGGCACGCCGCCGGGCCGGGCTCGTACGCACCCTGCGCCCCCGCCCCGCCGACTCGCCGCTCCTCGACCTCGCGAGCAACGACTACCTCGGTCTGGCCCGGCACCCCGAGATCACCGAGGGGGCCGCCGAGGCCGCGCGCCGGTGGGGCGGCGGGGCCACCGGCTCCCGGCTGGTCACCGGCACCACCGAGCTGCACGGCGAGCTGGAGCGGGAACTGGCCGACTTCTGCGGCTTCGAGGCCGCCCTCGTCTTCTCCTCCGGCTACGCGGCCAACCTCGCCGCCGTCACCGCGCTCGCGCCGCACGGCTCCCTGATCGTCTCGGACGCGGGCAACCACGCCTCCCTCATCGACGGTTGCCGACTGGCCCGGGGCACCACCCAGGTCGTGGCCCACGCCGACCCCGACGCCGTCCGCAAGGCGCTGGGCACCGGGGGCCAGGAGGTTGCCGTCGCCGTCTCCGACACGGTGTTCTCCGTGGACGGTGACGCCGCCCCACTGGCCGGACTGGCCGCCGCCTGCCGGGAGTACGGCGCCGGGCTCGTCGTGGACGACGCGCACGGGCTCGGCGTCCTGGGTGACGGGGGCCGGGGCGCGCCGCACGCGGCGGGGCTCGCGGGCGACCCCGACGTGGTCGTGACGGTCACGCTGTCGAAGTCGCTGGGCAGCCAGGGCGGTGCCGTCCTCGGCCCGGCGCACGTCATCGACCACCTGGTCAACGCGGCCCGGACGTTCATCTTCGACACGGGTCTCGCCCCGGCCGCGACGGGTGCGGCGCTCGCCGCGCTCCGGCTGCTGCGCCGTGAGCCGGAGCGGGCCGCGCGGGCCCGCGAGGTGGCGAGGGAGCTGCACACACGGCTGACGGCGTCGGGCCATGAAGCGGTGCGGCCCGACGCCGCCGTGGTGTCCGTGCGCGCGCTGTCGCCGGAACAGGCGGTGCGGTGGGCGGCGGACTGCCGGGCGGCGGGTCTCGCCGTCGGCTGCTTCCGCCCACCGTCCGTGCCGGACGGCGTGTCGAGGCTGCGGCTGACCGCCCGCGCGGATCTCACGGAGGGGCAGATCGACCGAGCCGTGGGGATCATCGGCGATACGCGACCGTGA
- a CDS encoding toxin-antitoxin system HicB family antitoxin, protein MAKTQLNVRVDEDTARAARERALERGMSVNRYIEELVRQDAGEAGHTFVESAADFMKQYEAVFVEEFGAELEGRREGRH, encoded by the coding sequence ATGGCCAAGACTCAGCTGAATGTCCGGGTGGACGAGGACACGGCCCGAGCGGCCCGTGAACGAGCCCTGGAGCGCGGGATGAGTGTGAACCGGTACATCGAGGAGTTGGTCCGGCAGGACGCCGGCGAAGCGGGCCACACCTTCGTCGAGTCCGCCGCCGACTTCATGAAGCAGTACGAGGCGGTCTTCGTCGAGGAGTTCGGCGCGGAGCTCGAAGGCCGGCGCGAGGGACGTCACTGA
- the bioD gene encoding dethiobiotin synthase — protein sequence MTVLVITGTGTEVGKTITTAAVAAVAVAAGRSVAVLKPAQTGLRPDERGDADEVARLAGTVTVRELARYPEPLAPATAARRSGLPPVHPEDVAEAAAKLAVDHDLVLVEGAGGLLVRFDEAGGTLADTARLLGAPVLLVASAGLGTLNTTELTSRELRVREVELAGVVIGSWPKAPDLASRCNLADLPVVADAPLLGAVPAGAGRWEPADFRARAADWLAPGLGGVWDAAAFTARQSAAAS from the coding sequence ATGACGGTCCTGGTGATCACGGGGACGGGCACGGAGGTCGGCAAGACGATCACCACGGCGGCCGTCGCGGCGGTGGCCGTGGCGGCCGGCCGGTCCGTGGCCGTGCTCAAGCCCGCGCAGACGGGTCTGCGGCCGGACGAGCGCGGCGACGCGGACGAGGTGGCCAGGCTCGCGGGCACCGTGACCGTCCGCGAACTCGCCCGCTATCCCGAGCCGCTGGCTCCCGCGACCGCCGCGCGACGCTCCGGCCTGCCCCCGGTGCACCCGGAGGACGTGGCCGAGGCGGCGGCCAAACTCGCCGTCGACCACGACCTGGTGCTGGTCGAGGGCGCGGGAGGGCTCCTCGTCCGCTTCGACGAGGCGGGCGGCACGCTGGCGGACACGGCCCGGCTGCTCGGCGCGCCGGTGCTGCTGGTCGCCTCGGCGGGGCTGGGGACGCTGAACACGACCGAGCTGACCTCCCGTGAACTCCGGGTGCGTGAGGTGGAGTTGGCGGGTGTCGTGATCGGCAGCTGGCCCAAGGCCCCCGATCTGGCGTCCCGTTGCAACCTGGCGGACCTGCCGGTGGTGGCCGACGCACCGCTGCTGGGGGCGGTTCCCGCGGGGGCGGGGAGGTGGGAACCGGCCGACTTCCGGGCGAGGGCCGCCGACTGGCTGGCACCGGGGCTGGGTGGCGTATGGGATGCCGCCGCGTTCACGGCACGGCAGAGCGCCGCTGCGTCCTGA
- a CDS encoding class I SAM-dependent methyltransferase: protein MARARAAKDAVHHPLFARFYARLSVSAEPRIGPLRDELLAGLSGRVIEIGAGNGLNFARFPSTVSEVVAIEPEHSLRQLALEAALRAEVPVDVVPGAAEALPVKSEGFDAAVVSLVLCSVRDVRRSLSEVRRVLRPGGELRFFEHGRGGGRAMRTAQRALDASVWPLLFGGCHVSRDPVGAIRAAGFEVGAVREVLVPENGPRLPSSYCVVGRARRPELGDGES from the coding sequence ATGGCCCGCGCCCGCGCCGCGAAGGACGCCGTGCACCACCCCCTCTTCGCCCGGTTCTACGCCAGACTGAGCGTGTCGGCGGAGCCGAGGATCGGCCCTCTGCGCGACGAACTGCTCGCCGGGCTCTCGGGCCGGGTCATCGAGATCGGCGCCGGAAACGGGCTGAACTTCGCGCGCTTCCCGAGCACGGTCTCGGAGGTGGTGGCGATCGAGCCGGAGCACTCCCTGCGGCAGTTGGCCCTGGAGGCCGCCCTGCGCGCCGAGGTGCCCGTGGACGTGGTGCCGGGCGCGGCGGAGGCGCTGCCGGTCAAGAGCGAGGGGTTCGACGCGGCCGTCGTGTCGCTGGTGCTGTGCAGTGTGCGGGACGTACGGCGCTCGCTGAGCGAGGTGCGCCGGGTGTTGCGTCCCGGCGGTGAGCTGCGGTTCTTCGAGCACGGCCGGGGCGGCGGACGGGCCATGCGGACGGCCCAGCGGGCGCTGGACGCCTCGGTGTGGCCGCTGCTGTTCGGCGGCTGCCATGTGTCCCGCGACCCGGTCGGCGCGATCCGGGCCGCCGGGTTCGAGGTCGGGGCGGTCCGGGAGGTCCTGGTGCCCGAGAACGGGCCGCGGCTGCCCAGTTCCTACTGTGTGGTGGGCCGGGCGCGACGTCCCGAACTCGGCGACGGCGAGAGCTGA
- a CDS encoding fic family toxin-antitoxin system, toxin component: MSQLRIDLAWLLMVAEQKTPGDPQVTDWGALVAAVARHEAEIFDVPVYDTPHARAAALLQLLMHVPALERSNALFASAVAYGYLVASGVKVVTSAEQVRELARLVKSGEATVHAITRELRQWSL, encoded by the coding sequence TTGAGCCAGCTCAGAATCGACCTCGCCTGGCTCCTGATGGTCGCCGAACAGAAGACGCCCGGAGACCCCCAGGTCACCGACTGGGGCGCCCTCGTCGCGGCCGTCGCCCGGCACGAGGCCGAGATCTTCGACGTCCCCGTCTACGACACCCCGCACGCCCGGGCCGCCGCGCTCCTCCAACTGCTCATGCACGTCCCCGCGTTGGAGCGTTCCAACGCGCTGTTCGCCTCCGCCGTCGCCTACGGCTACCTGGTGGCCAGCGGCGTCAAGGTCGTCACCTCCGCCGAGCAGGTGCGCGAACTGGCCAGACTGGTCAAGAGCGGCGAGGCCACCGTGCACGCCATCACGCGGGAGCTGCGCCAGTGGAGCCTGTGA